The Caballeronia sp. Lep1P3 genome window below encodes:
- a CDS encoding long-chain fatty acid--CoA ligase: MDKLWLKSYPAGVPAEVDASAYRSVSQLLEDSFRKNRDRRAFVCMGRAITYRELDDLSKRLAAWFQKRGLKRGARVALMMPNVLQYPVAIAAVLRAGYIVVNVNPLYTSRELEHQLRDSGAEAIVILENFAVTLQAVIGNTAIKHVVVAAMGDLMGAKGLVVNFVVRRVKKMVPEWTLPGSVRFNDAIAEGARHTLEAVQQGPDDIAFLQYTGGTTGVAKGATLTHGNVIANVLQSEVWLEPARKRRPDIDQFVCVVALPLYHIFALTVCGMLTIRTGGLGVLIPNPRDVAGMIQELKGFQINTFPAVNTLYNALLNHPEFKGLDFSKLIAANGGGMAVQEAVAKRWFAATGVPIVEGYGLSETSPCVTCNPVTATEYTGTIGLPLPSTEVSIRDDDNNELPLGKAGEICIKGPQVMAGYWNRPDETAKVMTPDGFFRSGDVGVFDERGYVKIVDRKKDMILVSGFNVYPNEIEDVVAMLPGVFEVAAVGVKDQNSGEAVKLFIVRKDENLTEADVIAYCKERLTGYKRPRIIEFRSDLPKSNVGKILRRELRDGTV, encoded by the coding sequence ATGGACAAACTTTGGCTGAAATCGTATCCGGCTGGCGTGCCTGCGGAGGTCGATGCATCGGCGTATCGCTCGGTGTCGCAATTGCTCGAAGACAGCTTCCGCAAGAACCGCGATCGCCGCGCGTTCGTTTGCATGGGGCGAGCCATCACGTATCGCGAACTCGACGACTTGTCGAAGAGGCTCGCCGCGTGGTTCCAGAAAAGAGGCCTGAAACGCGGCGCGCGCGTCGCGCTGATGATGCCGAACGTGCTGCAATATCCCGTCGCGATCGCGGCGGTGCTGCGCGCGGGGTATATCGTCGTCAATGTGAATCCGCTTTACACGTCCCGCGAACTCGAACATCAACTGCGCGATAGCGGCGCGGAAGCCATCGTCATTCTCGAGAACTTCGCGGTCACGCTTCAGGCCGTGATCGGCAACACCGCGATCAAGCACGTCGTCGTCGCGGCGATGGGCGACCTGATGGGCGCGAAGGGCCTGGTGGTCAACTTCGTGGTTCGTCGAGTCAAGAAGATGGTGCCCGAATGGACGCTGCCGGGCAGCGTCCGTTTCAACGACGCCATCGCCGAGGGCGCGCGTCACACGCTCGAAGCGGTTCAGCAAGGCCCGGACGACATCGCGTTTCTGCAGTACACGGGCGGGACGACGGGCGTGGCCAAGGGCGCGACGCTCACGCACGGCAACGTCATCGCGAACGTACTTCAGTCCGAAGTCTGGCTCGAACCGGCGCGCAAGCGGCGGCCGGACATCGACCAATTCGTGTGTGTCGTGGCGCTGCCGCTTTATCACATCTTCGCGTTGACGGTGTGCGGAATGCTGACCATCCGCACGGGCGGTCTGGGCGTGCTGATCCCGAATCCGCGCGACGTAGCCGGCATGATCCAGGAATTGAAGGGCTTCCAGATCAATACTTTCCCCGCCGTCAACACGCTGTACAACGCGCTCTTGAATCATCCCGAATTCAAGGGGCTCGATTTCTCGAAACTCATCGCGGCGAATGGCGGCGGCATGGCGGTCCAGGAAGCCGTTGCGAAGCGCTGGTTCGCCGCCACCGGCGTGCCCATCGTCGAGGGCTACGGGTTGTCCGAGACGTCGCCGTGCGTGACGTGCAATCCCGTCACGGCGACCGAATATACCGGCACGATCGGCTTGCCGTTGCCATCGACGGAAGTCTCGATCCGCGACGACGACAACAACGAACTGCCGCTCGGGAAGGCGGGCGAAATCTGCATCAAGGGTCCGCAAGTGATGGCGGGTTACTGGAATCGGCCGGACGAAACGGCCAAGGTCATGACGCCGGACGGCTTCTTTCGCTCGGGCGATGTCGGCGTGTTCGACGAGCGCGGCTACGTGAAGATCGTCGATCGCAAGAAGGACATGATTCTCGTCTCGGGCTTCAACGTGTATCCGAACGAAATCGAGGACGTCGTGGCGATGCTGCCGGGCGTGTTCGAGGTCGCGGCGGTGGGCGTCAAGGACCAGAACTCGGGCGAAGCGGTGAAGCTCTTCATCGTGCGCAAGGACGAAAACCTGACCGAAGCCGACGTCATCGCGTATTGCAAGGAGCGGCTTACGGGCTACAAGCGGCCGCGCATCATCGAGTTTCGCAGCGACTTGCCGAAGAGCAATGTCGGAAAGATTCTGCGTCGGGAACTGCGCGACGGGACTGTCTGA
- a CDS encoding porin, protein MKKSLLALAALGVFAGAAHAQSSVTLYGIIDAGFLYSNNSGGQKLYALNSGNVQGSRWGLRGTEDLGGGLKALFVLENGFNVFNGRLGQGGDEFGRQAYVGLSTAQFGTVTLGRQYDSVVDFTGAFEVGSQWATYFGAHPGDLDNMNNSNRVNNAIKFTSANYAGFTFGGLYSLGGNAGQFNRNQIWSVGLGYSQGPLQLGAGYLNVKDPNYSFFGNNATSATAASAAASNMGGSRVYSGFASAHTQQVISAGAAYTFGAATLGATYSNTQFKDVGTDAGAGLNPAGYAGGSGKFHNAEVNFKYQLTPALLLGVAYDYTKGYGLANAKYHQGMLGADYFLSKRTDLYIDGVYQHASGTDSTRTAAVANINGLSPSSTSNQVAALVGIRHKF, encoded by the coding sequence ATGAAAAAGTCGCTTCTCGCTTTGGCAGCATTGGGCGTCTTCGCTGGCGCCGCACATGCGCAGAGCAGCGTGACGCTGTACGGCATCATCGACGCGGGCTTCCTGTATTCGAACAACAGCGGCGGCCAGAAGCTGTATGCGCTCAACAGCGGCAACGTGCAGGGTAGCCGTTGGGGCCTGCGTGGCACGGAAGACCTGGGCGGCGGTCTGAAGGCGCTGTTCGTCCTCGAAAACGGCTTCAACGTGTTCAACGGCCGTCTGGGCCAAGGCGGCGACGAGTTCGGCCGTCAAGCGTATGTCGGTTTGTCGACGGCGCAATTCGGCACGGTCACGCTGGGTCGCCAGTACGACTCCGTGGTCGACTTCACCGGCGCATTCGAAGTCGGCAGCCAGTGGGCGACGTACTTCGGCGCGCACCCGGGCGACCTCGACAACATGAACAACTCGAATCGCGTGAACAACGCGATCAAGTTCACGAGCGCGAACTACGCCGGCTTCACGTTCGGCGGCCTGTACAGCCTCGGCGGCAATGCTGGCCAGTTCAACCGCAACCAGATTTGGTCGGTTGGCCTCGGCTACTCGCAAGGTCCGCTGCAATTGGGCGCTGGCTACCTGAACGTCAAGGATCCGAACTACTCGTTCTTCGGCAACAACGCGACGTCGGCTACGGCTGCATCGGCTGCGGCCTCGAACATGGGCGGGAGCCGCGTGTACTCGGGCTTCGCATCGGCGCATACCCAGCAAGTGATTTCGGCTGGCGCGGCTTACACGTTCGGCGCAGCGACCCTCGGCGCGACGTATAGCAACACGCAGTTCAAGGATGTCGGCACGGACGCGGGCGCGGGCCTGAACCCGGCTGGTTACGCGGGCGGTTCGGGCAAGTTCCACAACGCCGAAGTCAACTTCAAGTACCAGCTGACCCCGGCTCTGTTGCTGGGCGTCGCTTACGACTACACGAAGGGCTACGGCCTGGCGAACGCCAAGTACCATCAAGGCATGCTCGGCGCGGACTACTTCCTGTCGAAGCGCACCGACCTGTACATCGACGGTGTGTACCAGCACGCTTCGGGCACGGACTCGACGCGCACGGCAGCCGTGGCGAACATCAATGGCCTGTCGCCGTCGTCGACGTCGAACCAGGTTGCGGCGCTGGTCGGTATCCGTCACAAGTTCTAA
- the coq7 gene encoding 2-polyprenyl-3-methyl-6-methoxy-1,4-benzoquinone monooxygenase — protein MTLDELISEFDRGLRSIAGVSRMSRPIPESNAPLSVDGGLVAEEPQLTEKEKAHAAGLMRVNHVGEVCAQALYQAQKLATSSPGLKQSFEQAAREEEDHLAWTAQRLKDLDSRPSLLNPLWYAGAVAIGFVAGRFGDRASLGFMAETERQVEQHLDGHMKTLPATDYASRAIVEQMRLDESAHAAAAIGAGGGEMPFPVRALMRAAAKVMTRTAYYV, from the coding sequence ATGACGCTCGACGAACTCATTAGCGAATTCGACCGGGGCTTGCGGTCCATCGCCGGCGTGAGCCGCATGTCGCGGCCGATCCCGGAGTCGAACGCGCCGCTTTCGGTCGACGGCGGCCTGGTCGCGGAAGAGCCGCAACTCACGGAGAAGGAAAAGGCGCACGCGGCCGGCCTCATGCGCGTGAACCACGTCGGCGAAGTCTGCGCGCAGGCGCTGTATCAGGCGCAGAAGCTCGCGACCTCGTCGCCGGGACTCAAGCAGAGCTTCGAACAGGCGGCTCGCGAGGAGGAAGACCATCTCGCGTGGACGGCGCAGCGTCTGAAAGACCTGGATTCGCGTCCGAGTCTCCTGAACCCGCTGTGGTACGCGGGCGCAGTGGCGATCGGCTTCGTCGCGGGACGATTCGGCGATCGCGCGAGCCTGGGCTTCATGGCCGAGACGGAGCGTCAAGTGGAGCAACATCTGGACGGCCACATGAAGACGCTGCCGGCGACCGATTACGCGTCGCGTGCCATCGTCGAGCAGATGCGTCTCGATGAAAGCGCGCATGCGGCGGCGGCCATCGGCGCGGGCGGCGGCGAAATGCCGTTTCCGGTGCGCGCGCTGATGCGGGCGGCGGCCAAGGTGATGACCCGAACCGCTTACTACGTTTAA
- the mraZ gene encoding division/cell wall cluster transcriptional repressor MraZ — MFQGASALTLDAKGRMSVPSRYREALQGQAEGRVTLTKSPDGCLLLFPRPEWEVFRAKVAALPMEAMWWRRIFLGNAMDVELDSAGRVLVSPELRAAASLEKEVTLLGMGAHFELWDSQTYAAKEAAAMAQGMPDALKNFTF; from the coding sequence GTGTTCCAGGGGGCGTCGGCGCTGACGCTCGATGCGAAAGGACGGATGTCGGTTCCGTCCCGCTATCGGGAAGCGCTGCAAGGGCAGGCAGAAGGCCGGGTGACGCTCACGAAGAGCCCGGATGGATGCCTGTTGCTCTTTCCTCGCCCGGAGTGGGAAGTCTTTCGTGCCAAGGTCGCCGCGCTCCCCATGGAAGCGATGTGGTGGCGGCGCATCTTTCTCGGTAATGCAATGGACGTCGAACTGGACAGCGCCGGGCGCGTGCTCGTATCGCCCGAGCTTCGTGCTGCCGCTTCGCTCGAAAAAGAGGTGACGCTGCTCGGCATGGGCGCGCACTTCGAATTATGGGATTCGCAGACGTATGCGGCGAAGGAAGCCGCGGCAATGGCGCAGGGCATGCCCGACGCGCTGAAGAACTTCACTTTCTGA
- the rsmH gene encoding 16S rRNA (cytosine(1402)-N(4))-methyltransferase RsmH: MAPAMGNELQHRTVLLKEAVDGLITRADGIYIDGTFGRGGHSRAILEQLDQSGRLLAFDKDPLAIATAQQIQDARLSIVHDSFASMRDAASERGVQKVSGVLLDLGVSSPQVDDPERGFSFRAQGPLDMRMDPTRGESAAEWLARATVQEMTEVIRDYGEERFAFQIAKALVARRAESDRLGPLVSTRELAEIVGHVVKTREKGKDPATRTFQAIRIHINQELAELQVVLESALSLLEQGGRLVVISFHSLEDRIVKRFMQAQSSAPAVDRRLPIRAVDLPSPPLRIVGRVFPSEAEVAGNPRARSAVMRIAERIAP; the protein is encoded by the coding sequence ATGGCACCAGCGATGGGAAATGAACTGCAGCATCGCACGGTGCTGTTGAAGGAAGCGGTAGACGGACTGATCACGCGCGCCGACGGCATCTATATAGATGGCACTTTCGGGCGCGGCGGTCATAGCCGGGCAATTCTCGAGCAGCTGGATCAGTCGGGGCGGCTTCTCGCCTTCGACAAAGACCCGCTCGCGATCGCCACGGCGCAACAGATTCAGGACGCGCGCTTGTCGATCGTGCACGACAGCTTTGCGTCGATGCGCGATGCAGCGAGCGAACGCGGAGTGCAAAAGGTGTCGGGCGTGTTGCTGGACCTGGGCGTGTCGTCGCCGCAAGTGGACGACCCCGAGCGCGGCTTCAGCTTTCGCGCGCAAGGCCCGCTCGACATGAGGATGGACCCGACTCGCGGCGAGTCGGCGGCCGAGTGGCTCGCACGGGCCACGGTGCAGGAAATGACGGAGGTGATCAGAGATTATGGGGAAGAACGGTTTGCTTTTCAGATTGCAAAGGCGCTTGTTGCTCGCAGGGCAGAGTCCGACCGTCTTGGGCCTCTCGTCAGCACGCGCGAGCTTGCCGAAATCGTGGGTCACGTCGTCAAGACCCGTGAAAAGGGTAAGGATCCGGCAACCCGCACCTTTCAGGCTATACGGATTCACATCAATCAAGAGCTTGCGGAACTGCAAGTAGTTCTTGAATCGGCACTTTCGTTGTTGGAGCAAGGGGGGCGGCTGGTCGTGATCAGCTTTCATTCGCTCGAAGACCGGATCGTCAAGCGGTTCATGCAGGCGCAGTCGAGCGCGCCGGCGGTGGATCGTCGCTTGCCGATCCGCGCGGTCGATCTGCCGAGTCCGCCTCTGCGGATCGTCGGCCGCGTGTTTCCGAGCGAGGCCGAAGTCGCCGGCAACCCGCGCGCCCGCTCCGCGGTCATGCGTATCGCGGAGCGCATCGCGCCATGA
- the ftsL gene encoding cell division protein FtsL yields the protein MNRLNIFLLMVVLACALSVVSSTNKQRQVFIELQRAQSQERQLQQDYAQFQYQQSALSKTSRIEQLATNSLKMQPVTTGRTQYLTYDPATAKAADAPMPPPLPASAPPARGAKR from the coding sequence ATGAACCGTCTCAACATTTTTCTCCTGATGGTGGTGCTCGCCTGCGCGCTGTCGGTCGTCAGCTCGACCAACAAACAGCGGCAAGTGTTCATCGAACTGCAGCGGGCGCAGTCGCAGGAACGCCAGCTTCAGCAGGACTACGCGCAGTTCCAGTATCAGCAGAGCGCGTTGTCGAAGACATCGCGCATCGAGCAGTTGGCCACTAACTCACTGAAGATGCAGCCCGTGACGACCGGCCGCACGCAATATCTCACCTACGACCCGGCGACCGCGAAGGCCGCCGATGCGCCCATGCCGCCGCCGCTGCCGGCCTCGGCGCCGCCCGCTCGCGGAGCCAAACGATGA
- a CDS encoding penicillin-binding protein 2 produces the protein MKKSAKQKDVAYTPNPILAVRLPMWRSKFVVFLLFMAFVALAGRAFWIQGPGNAFFKKQGESRYQRTLEMPATRGQIRDRNGLVLATSLPVKAIWAIPEAVPNDLGADKLAELAKLLDMSQKDLRAKLSMDKTFVYVKRQVPLEVAQKVAALDIPGIYSRGEYKRFYPEGEITAHLIGFTNIEDKGQEGVELGDQNVLAGTPGMRRVIKDRMGHIVEDVDEQVVPHNGQDVELSIDSKIQYIAYTNLKAAVEKSKAKAGAAIVIDTKTGEVLALVNYPTYNPNDRSRMTGEQLRNRILTDTFEPGSIMKPFTVSLALDLHRVTPNTLVETGGGVFVLDGARITDDSGFGTLTVGGVIQKSSNIGATKIAMQLRPEEMWNMYTSIGLGQAPKVGFPGAVTGRLRPWKSWRRIEQATMSYGYGLSASLFQLARAYTAIAHDGMILPVSIFRTPGDQPPVGQQVFSPTTAREVRAMLEAVVSKNGTSPDAAVPGYRVGGKSGTAYKHAGRGYDHSKYRASFVGMAPMPNPRIVVAVSVDEPTAGSHFGGQVSGPVFSGIVGDTLRALNVPPDMPVKQMVVTDEPNPATAPSNVNNANTAKKVAVSSNTRTHPGVVR, from the coding sequence ATGAAGAAGTCCGCGAAGCAGAAAGACGTCGCCTACACGCCGAACCCGATCCTCGCCGTGCGCCTGCCAATGTGGCGCTCGAAGTTCGTCGTGTTTCTGCTTTTCATGGCGTTCGTCGCGCTGGCCGGGCGCGCGTTCTGGATTCAGGGCCCCGGTAACGCGTTCTTCAAGAAGCAGGGCGAAAGCCGCTATCAGCGCACGCTGGAGATGCCCGCCACGCGCGGGCAGATTCGCGACCGCAACGGTCTCGTGCTCGCCACCAGCTTGCCGGTGAAGGCGATCTGGGCCATCCCCGAAGCCGTTCCGAACGATCTCGGCGCAGACAAGCTCGCGGAACTCGCGAAGCTGCTCGACATGTCGCAGAAAGACCTGCGCGCGAAGCTGTCGATGGACAAGACGTTCGTCTACGTGAAGCGTCAGGTGCCGCTGGAAGTCGCGCAGAAGGTCGCCGCGCTCGACATTCCCGGCATTTATTCGCGCGGCGAATACAAGCGCTTCTACCCGGAAGGCGAAATCACCGCGCACCTGATCGGCTTTACTAATATTGAAGACAAGGGTCAGGAAGGCGTCGAACTCGGCGACCAGAACGTCCTCGCCGGCACGCCGGGCATGCGTCGCGTCATCAAGGACCGGATGGGCCATATCGTCGAGGACGTCGACGAGCAGGTCGTGCCGCATAACGGCCAGGACGTCGAGCTTTCGATCGACAGCAAGATTCAGTACATCGCGTACACGAACCTGAAGGCGGCCGTCGAGAAGTCGAAGGCGAAAGCCGGCGCGGCGATCGTCATCGATACGAAGACGGGCGAAGTGCTCGCGCTCGTCAACTATCCCACCTACAACCCGAACGACCGCTCGCGCATGACCGGCGAGCAGTTGCGCAACCGCATTCTGACGGACACCTTCGAGCCGGGCTCGATCATGAAGCCGTTCACCGTTTCGCTCGCGCTCGATCTGCATCGCGTGACGCCGAATACGCTCGTCGAAACGGGCGGCGGTGTGTTCGTGCTGGACGGCGCGCGCATCACGGACGATTCCGGTTTCGGCACGCTCACCGTCGGCGGCGTGATTCAGAAGTCGAGCAATATCGGCGCGACCAAAATTGCGATGCAATTGCGGCCCGAGGAAATGTGGAACATGTACACGAGCATCGGGCTCGGTCAGGCGCCGAAGGTCGGGTTTCCCGGCGCCGTCACCGGACGTCTGCGGCCGTGGAAGAGCTGGCGCCGCATCGAGCAGGCGACCATGTCCTATGGATACGGCCTGTCGGCATCGCTGTTTCAGCTTGCGCGCGCGTACACGGCCATTGCGCACGACGGCATGATCCTGCCCGTGTCCATTTTCCGCACGCCGGGCGATCAGCCGCCGGTCGGCCAGCAGGTCTTCTCCCCGACCACTGCGCGCGAAGTGCGCGCAATGCTCGAAGCCGTCGTGTCGAAAAACGGCACGTCGCCGGATGCGGCGGTGCCCGGTTATCGCGTCGGCGGCAAGAGCGGCACGGCGTATAAGCATGCGGGCCGCGGCTACGATCATTCGAAGTACCGCGCGTCGTTCGTCGGCATGGCACCGATGCCGAACCCGCGCATCGTCGTGGCCGTTTCCGTCGACGAACCGACGGCCGGCAGTCACTTCGGCGGACAAGTCTCGGGTCCGGTGTTCTCGGGCATTGTCGGCGATACGCTGCGCGCGCTCAACGTGCCGCCGGACATGCCGGTCAAGCAGATGGTCGTGACGGACGAGCCGAACCCCGCCACGGCGCCGTCGAATGTGAACAACGCGAACACCGCAAAGAAAGTCGCGGTGTCGAGCAATACGAGAACCCATCCGGGAGTCGTGCGATGA
- a CDS encoding UDP-N-acetylmuramoyl-L-alanyl-D-glutamate--2,6-diaminopimelate ligase, with protein MSAQSRQSKMQKDVSNAVQWLRAHARPEAQLHADTRSLKNGDVFLAYAVDGADNRPYLDAALGAGAAAALYQPEGFAGQEDASKTLAVSALNALAGPIASAWYGEPTASMLTVGVTGTNGKTSCSQWIATALTALGRPCAIVGTLGIGMPGKLLHTGFTTPDAPQLQRSLAQLKAQGAEAVAMEVSSHALHQGRVNGTDFDIAIFTNLTQDHLDYHGTFAAYEAAKARLFAWPSLKTAIVNRDDAAGQRLIESLRGKVRTIAYGVDMPADAAPAADAMLLATQVRATSVGTAFHLSSDWGEAEVEVGTLGAFNVSNLLAVLGVLLEVGVPFNAALARITKLESVNGRMERLGGRLQSDEPLVVIDYAHTPDALDKTLAALRPIASARGGQLVCMFGCGGDRDATKRPLMGEIAERLADQVVITSDNPRSEDPVAIIDQIAGGMKNAGKARRIEDRASAILQAVRAAAREDVVVLAGKGHEATQEIMGKKRAFSDQDHARLALAARATQQRGGAE; from the coding sequence ATGAGCGCGCAGTCCCGTCAGAGCAAGATGCAGAAGGACGTTTCGAACGCGGTTCAATGGCTGCGCGCACACGCGCGCCCCGAGGCTCAGTTGCACGCCGACACGCGCTCGCTCAAAAACGGCGACGTGTTCCTCGCGTATGCCGTCGACGGCGCGGACAACCGCCCGTATCTCGACGCGGCGCTCGGCGCGGGCGCGGCGGCTGCGCTGTATCAGCCGGAAGGCTTCGCGGGTCAGGAGGACGCATCGAAGACGCTCGCCGTGAGCGCGCTCAACGCGCTTGCCGGCCCCATCGCGTCCGCGTGGTACGGCGAGCCCACCGCGTCGATGCTCACCGTCGGCGTGACGGGCACGAACGGAAAGACATCGTGCAGCCAGTGGATCGCGACCGCGCTCACCGCGCTCGGCCGTCCGTGCGCGATCGTCGGCACGCTCGGCATCGGCATGCCGGGCAAGCTCTTGCATACCGGCTTCACCACGCCCGATGCGCCGCAACTCCAGCGCAGCCTCGCGCAACTGAAGGCGCAGGGCGCGGAAGCGGTCGCGATGGAAGTGTCCTCGCACGCGCTGCATCAGGGGCGCGTGAACGGCACGGACTTCGACATCGCCATTTTCACGAATCTCACGCAGGATCATCTCGACTATCACGGCACGTTCGCCGCGTATGAAGCGGCGAAGGCGCGTCTTTTCGCGTGGCCTTCGCTGAAGACCGCAATCGTCAATCGCGACGATGCGGCCGGCCAGCGTCTGATCGAGTCGCTGCGCGGCAAGGTCCGCACGATTGCCTACGGCGTCGACATGCCCGCCGATGCCGCGCCAGCCGCCGACGCCATGCTGCTTGCAACGCAAGTTCGCGCGACGTCCGTCGGTACGGCGTTTCATCTCTCGTCGGACTGGGGCGAGGCCGAAGTCGAAGTCGGCACGCTCGGCGCGTTCAACGTGAGCAATCTGCTCGCGGTCCTCGGCGTGCTGCTCGAAGTGGGCGTGCCGTTCAACGCCGCGCTCGCGCGCATCACGAAGCTCGAGTCGGTCAATGGCCGCATGGAGCGTCTCGGCGGACGGCTTCAAAGCGACGAGCCGCTCGTCGTGATCGACTACGCGCACACGCCCGACGCGCTCGACAAAACGCTTGCCGCATTGCGCCCGATCGCGAGCGCGCGCGGCGGCCAGCTCGTCTGCATGTTCGGCTGCGGCGGCGACCGCGACGCGACCAAGCGTCCGCTGATGGGCGAAATCGCCGAGCGTCTCGCCGATCAGGTCGTCATCACGAGCGACAATCCGCGCAGCGAAGATCCCGTCGCGATCATCGATCAGATCGCGGGCGGCATGAAGAACGCAGGCAAGGCGCGGCGCATCGAGGATCGCGCGAGCGCCATCTTGCAGGCCGTGCGCGCGGCGGCACGCGAGGATGTCGTGGTGCTCGCGGGCAAGGGGCACGAAGCCACGCAAGAAATTATGGGCAAGAAGCGCGCGTTCTCCGACCAGGATCACGCGCGCCTCGCGCTTGCAGCACGCGCCACGCAGCAGCGCGGAGGTGCCGAATGA
- the murF gene encoding UDP-N-acetylmuramoyl-tripeptide--D-alanyl-D-alanine ligase has product MTMFTLREAAALIPGAVLEGDANIAIERVVTDSRAIQAGDLFVAVKGDRFDAHDFLDQVAKGGAAAALVSRELRNSDAWPLPVIKVKDTRTALGALAHGWRKRFTMPLVAVTGSNGKTTVKEMIASIFAADVGVEARLATAGNFNNDIGLPLTLFRLNAAHKLAVVELGMNHPGETDALGKIAAPDVAVVNNAQREHQEFMATVEAVALEHASVIHALGDTGTAVFPADDRYASIWRVAATGNAIIDFALTGDESKAAVTGTLDGTTVHVRTPQGNVDIALAVLGEHNARNALAATAAALAAGVSLDAIKRGLEAFEPVKGRLQVKRAVLGALAGATVIDDSYNSNPDSMRAAIDVLAREASPRVLVMGDMGEVGEEGPAFHREVGAYAAERGIDALFALGDASRDSVNAFNAAASKQAAQHFGDVGELVAALLNAGFGAHATYLAKGSRFMKMERVVDALTTSQQPAAGNAPAAH; this is encoded by the coding sequence ATGACGATGTTCACCCTGCGCGAAGCCGCCGCGCTCATTCCCGGCGCAGTGCTCGAGGGCGACGCCAATATCGCGATCGAGCGAGTCGTCACCGACAGCCGCGCCATTCAGGCGGGCGATCTTTTCGTCGCGGTAAAGGGCGATCGCTTCGATGCGCATGATTTCCTGGATCAGGTTGCGAAGGGCGGCGCCGCTGCGGCGCTCGTCTCGCGCGAGCTACGCAATTCGGATGCCTGGCCGTTGCCAGTCATCAAGGTAAAGGACACGCGCACGGCGCTCGGTGCGCTGGCGCACGGCTGGCGCAAGCGCTTCACGATGCCGCTCGTCGCGGTCACGGGCAGCAACGGCAAGACGACGGTCAAGGAAATGATCGCGTCCATCTTTGCGGCTGACGTGGGCGTCGAAGCGCGTCTCGCGACGGCGGGCAACTTCAACAACGACATTGGCTTGCCGCTCACGCTCTTTCGCCTGAACGCGGCGCACAAGCTCGCGGTCGTCGAACTCGGCATGAACCATCCCGGCGAGACGGACGCGCTCGGCAAGATCGCGGCGCCCGATGTCGCCGTGGTCAACAACGCGCAGCGCGAGCATCAGGAGTTCATGGCGACGGTCGAGGCTGTCGCGCTCGAACATGCGTCGGTGATTCACGCGCTTGGCGACACCGGCACGGCCGTCTTTCCCGCCGACGACCGCTACGCGAGCATCTGGCGCGTCGCGGCGACGGGCAACGCGATCATCGACTTCGCATTGACCGGCGACGAATCGAAGGCGGCCGTCACCGGCACGCTCGATGGCACGACGGTTCACGTCCGCACGCCGCAAGGCAATGTCGACATCGCGCTTGCGGTGCTCGGCGAACACAACGCGCGCAACGCGCTGGCGGCGACGGCGGCCGCGCTCGCGGCGGGCGTGTCGCTCGATGCGATCAAGCGCGGCCTCGAAGCGTTCGAGCCGGTCAAGGGCCGCCTGCAGGTCAAGCGCGCGGTGCTCGGCGCGCTCGCGGGCGCAACCGTCATCGACGATTCGTACAACTCCAATCCCGATTCCATGCGCGCCGCCATCGACGTGCTCGCGCGCGAGGCATCGCCGCGCGTGCTCGTGATGGGCGACATGGGCGAAGTCGGCGAGGAAGGGCCGGCGTTTCATCGCGAAGTCGGCGCTTATGCGGCCGAACGCGGTATCGACGCGCTCTTCGCGCTCGGCGACGCAAGCCGCGATTCAGTGAACGCATTCAACGCAGCGGCGTCGAAGCAGGCCGCGCAACATTTCGGCGATGTCGGCGAACTGGTTGCGGCCCTGCTGAACGCGGGCTTCGGCGCGCATGCAACGTATCTCGCGAAAGGCTCGCGCTTCATGAAGATGGAGCGCGTGGTGGACGCGCTGACGACTTCACAACAACCCGCTGCGGGCAACGCGCCCGCCGCACACTGA